In Streptomyces sclerotialus, the DNA window CTGAGCAACGGCGTCACGCTGGACTTCGCCACCATCCCCGCGGACAAGATCGCCCCGCAGCACTACGCCTTCCTGATCTCCGAGGAAGAGTTCGAAGCGGCGTACGTGCGCATCAGGCAGCGCGGCATCGAGCACTACGCCGACCCGCGTCAGCAACAGCCCGGCACGATCAACCACAACGACGGCGGCCGCGGCGTGTACTTCATGGACCCGGCAGGCCACGCCATGGAGCTGATCACCGTGCCCTACGGCGGCTGGCCGGTGTGAACACCCGCTACGGCGGCTGGCCGGTGTGAACACCCGCGCC includes these proteins:
- a CDS encoding VOC family protein, which gives rise to MSVEFNHTIIHARDNRESAEFFAEILGLEITAEWGPFLAIALSNGVTLDFATIPADKIAPQHYAFLISEEEFEAAYVRIRQRGIEHYADPRQQQPGTINHNDGGRGVYFMDPAGHAMELITVPYGGWPV